A portion of the Sulfurospirillum diekertiae genome contains these proteins:
- a CDS encoding ferritin-like domain-containing protein: protein MSKKDGERYYRELASKTDNVGVKSILTMLADEEAKHYVIFDKMNKNQVIPTQPTVDIFQHTQNIFQKMRKENTSPRFTQDQIEFYKSALRSEESSYKFYTEKALMLEEGEQKKAFLRIAEEERSHLVLLENLVEYVSAPESWVESAEFNHLSEKFVQQRAL from the coding sequence ATGTCGAAAAAAGATGGTGAGAGATACTACCGAGAACTTGCATCTAAAACAGATAATGTAGGCGTAAAATCAATCCTCACAATGCTGGCTGATGAAGAGGCAAAACACTATGTTATCTTTGACAAAATGAATAAAAATCAAGTGATACCGACACAGCCTACTGTGGATATTTTTCAACACACACAAAACATCTTTCAAAAAATGCGCAAAGAGAACACCTCTCCTCGTTTTACACAAGATCAAATAGAGTTTTATAAAAGCGCTTTACGCTCTGAAGAGAGCAGTTACAAGTTTTATACTGAAAAAGCTTTGATGTTGGAAGAGGGAGAACAAAAAAAAGCATTTTTGCGTATTGCAGAAGAAGAGAGATCGCATCTTGTACTTTTAGAAAATTTGGTTGAGTATGTCAGTGCACCTGAAAGTTGGGTGGAAAGTGCCGAATTTAACCACTTAAGCGAAAAATTTGTTCAACAAAGAGCGTTATAA
- the trhA gene encoding PAQR family membrane homeostasis protein TrhA, whose protein sequence is MDNTHSYSLIEEIWHSTIHGIGLLLSVSALSIMCVFAAQSGDGAKIASALVFGLSLIVMYGASTLYHAICSPKTKSILQQIDHCAIFILIAGTYTPICLLGIKGETGWILFGIAWGIAALGVSLNIFFPQRFRRPSLVLYVLMGWMVVGAVKTLIANLDTLTLSLLAAGGLTYTIGVIFYVWRKLYLNHAIWHFFCFRRKRASFLRSSISYYGLIAILYRVFIIYSL, encoded by the coding sequence ATGGACAATACACATTCCTACTCTTTGATTGAAGAGATTTGGCATAGTACCATCCATGGTATTGGGTTGCTACTCAGTGTAAGTGCTTTAAGCATTATGTGTGTGTTTGCAGCTCAAAGCGGCGATGGCGCAAAAATTGCTAGTGCGCTTGTTTTTGGACTCTCTTTGATAGTCATGTACGGTGCTTCAACGCTCTACCACGCTATTTGCAGTCCTAAGACAAAATCCATTTTGCAACAAATCGATCATTGTGCCATTTTTATTCTCATTGCAGGAACCTACACACCTATCTGTTTACTTGGTATTAAAGGTGAAACGGGTTGGATACTTTTTGGTATTGCATGGGGAATTGCCGCACTGGGTGTCAGTCTTAATATTTTTTTCCCTCAGCGTTTTCGTCGCCCCTCTTTAGTCCTCTATGTTCTTATGGGATGGATGGTTGTCGGTGCCGTTAAAACACTCATTGCCAATCTTGATACCCTCACCCTTTCCCTATTAGCGGCAGGGGGTTTGACATACACCATTGGTGTTATTTTTTATGTTTGGAGAAAACTTTACCTCAACCATGCTATTTGGCATTTTTTTTGTTTTAGGAGGAAGCGTGCTTCATTTCTTCGCAGTTCTATTTCTTATTATGGATTAATTGCGATTCTTTATCGAGTCTTTATCATTTATTCTCTATAA
- a CDS encoding LysE family translocator: MLDFQTIVMFVGASTLLALAPGPDILFVLTQSMTKGSRSGIVIALGLCSGLVFHTTAVALGVAVIFQTSILAFSILKFVGAAYLLYLALMAFKDASKSKLESDKSLLSLKALYKRGIFMNITNPKVSIFFLAFLPQFTNSEVGNVTGQIFMLGALFMLCSFVVFTLVSLLAGRVGNWFSKTKNGEKILNRIAGTVFAALAIKLALSSR; encoded by the coding sequence ATGCTCGATTTTCAAACGATTGTGATGTTTGTAGGTGCTTCAACACTTTTAGCGCTTGCCCCAGGACCTGACATACTCTTTGTTTTAACACAGTCGATGACTAAAGGAAGTCGCTCTGGCATCGTGATAGCCCTAGGGCTATGCAGTGGACTTGTATTTCACACAACAGCCGTAGCACTCGGTGTTGCTGTTATCTTTCAAACGTCCATTCTTGCTTTTAGCATTCTCAAATTTGTAGGAGCTGCGTACCTCTTATACCTTGCATTGATGGCGTTTAAAGATGCCAGCAAGAGTAAACTGGAGTCTGACAAAAGCCTACTAAGCTTGAAAGCTCTTTATAAACGTGGCATTTTTATGAACATTACCAACCCTAAAGTTTCTATCTTCTTCTTAGCTTTCTTACCACAGTTTACGAACTCCGAAGTAGGCAATGTGACGGGTCAAATTTTTATGCTTGGGGCACTTTTTATGCTTTGCTCCTTTGTCGTTTTTACGCTGGTTTCACTTTTAGCTGGACGTGTGGGAAATTGGTTTAGCAAAACTAAAAATGGTGAGAAAATCTTAAACCGTATTGCAGGTACTGTCTTTGCAGCCTTAGCGATTAAATTAGCGCTTTCATCCCGATGA
- a CDS encoding DMT family transporter, with protein sequence MAHIFSKRDYGMKQERIDLIGIVFLLIAMLTWASSFIALKAVLGVLGPMSAMFGRMTIASLCFVYFIKQFSTFEFTKKDIKYILLLTFFEPCLYFIFEAKALQLTTASQAGMITSMMPLMTAIAASFVLKEYLSKRVVIGSALAVAGAVWLSLGAQSSEHATNPLLGNFLEFCAMVCGTWYAISVRYLSQRFSALFLTAVQAFVGTLFFFPLALWESWGVPLNLSWEALGWLCYLGIVVTLGGYGMFNLALSRIEASRASVFVNLIPVFTVLLAYFFLGEVLSQTEMMASFVIFGGIIISQLPRFRAKEKLN encoded by the coding sequence ATGGCACACATTTTTTCAAAGAGAGATTACGGAATGAAGCAAGAACGGATTGATTTAATTGGTATTGTATTTTTACTCATCGCCATGCTAACATGGGCAAGCTCTTTTATCGCCCTTAAAGCCGTCCTTGGCGTTCTTGGACCCATGAGTGCCATGTTTGGTCGTATGACCATTGCCAGTCTCTGTTTCGTCTATTTTATCAAACAGTTTTCTACGTTTGAATTTACCAAAAAAGACATCAAATACATTCTCCTACTCACCTTTTTTGAACCCTGCCTTTACTTCATTTTTGAAGCCAAAGCACTGCAACTCACCACCGCTTCACAAGCGGGTATGATTACGTCCATGATGCCTCTCATGACGGCGATTGCAGCGAGTTTTGTTTTAAAAGAGTACCTCAGTAAACGTGTCGTTATCGGTTCTGCTTTAGCCGTCGCAGGAGCTGTTTGGCTTAGCCTTGGAGCCCAAAGTAGCGAGCATGCAACCAATCCACTCTTAGGTAACTTCTTAGAATTTTGCGCCATGGTCTGTGGTACATGGTATGCCATCTCGGTGCGTTACCTTAGCCAACGCTTCTCCGCCCTCTTTTTAACGGCCGTCCAAGCCTTTGTGGGAACACTTTTCTTCTTCCCTTTAGCACTTTGGGAATCATGGGGTGTGCCACTTAACCTTTCATGGGAAGCCTTAGGATGGCTATGTTATCTTGGCATCGTGGTAACCCTGGGTGGGTATGGCATGTTTAACTTGGCGTTAAGCCGTATCGAAGCAAGCCGAGCCTCTGTATTTGTCAATCTTATTCCTGTTTTCACGGTGCTTCTTGCCTACTTCTTCTTAGGTGAAGTGCTCAGTCAAACGGAGATGATGGCAAGCTTTGTCATCTTTGGAGGTATTATTATCTCTCAGCTACCACGCTTTCGGGCAAAAGAGAAACTCAATTAG
- a CDS encoding arylesterase — protein MELFNLRNIILIILLIIGINYYKSRQEVDVQSLSLPLDTKVLAFGDSLTFGYGAPSEKSYPSDLVDLLHVTVINEGVNGELSEQGLARLPSVLERHKPDILVLCHGGNDILRKIDVAQTKHNLNEMIKLAKEKGVYVLLVGVPTFGILNFDVPSFYYEVAKENAIEIEDSSLKKIFDNETTLKSDKVHPNADGYALMAKSIARMLSENYHPSAKSF, from the coding sequence ATGGAACTATTTAACTTGCGCAACATCATTCTTATTATTCTTCTCATTATCGGCATCAACTACTATAAAAGTAGGCAAGAAGTCGATGTGCAAAGTCTTTCGTTACCGCTAGATACCAAAGTGCTTGCTTTTGGCGATAGCCTAACTTTTGGCTATGGAGCACCAAGCGAAAAAAGCTATCCTTCTGATTTAGTAGATCTTTTACATGTAACGGTCATCAATGAAGGTGTCAATGGAGAACTGAGTGAACAAGGTTTGGCACGTTTGCCTAGTGTTCTTGAACGCCATAAACCAGACATCTTAGTCTTATGCCATGGTGGCAACGATATTTTACGTAAAATTGATGTGGCTCAAACGAAACATAATCTCAATGAAATGATCAAATTGGCCAAAGAAAAGGGTGTTTATGTTCTCTTGGTCGGTGTACCAACATTTGGTATTTTAAATTTCGATGTGCCATCATTTTACTATGAAGTGGCTAAAGAGAATGCCATTGAGATCGAAGATAGCAGTCTTAAAAAAATCTTTGACAATGAGACCACGCTTAAGTCTGACAAGGTTCATCCCAATGCCGATGGCTATGCGTTAATGGCTAAAAGCATCGCTCGCATGCTGAGCGAAAACTACCACCCATCAGCGAAATCGTTTTAA
- a CDS encoding D-Ala-D-Ala carboxypeptidase family metallohydrolase, with protein MVNWWQIKHFKKEEFTCKCGCGLNNINDDLVILLDTARQSANVSFKINCGCRCEKHNKEVGGVEDSAHTKGLAVDISTLSDSVRFNIVSALLKVGFKRVLLYDTFIHVDMDLTKPNPILKIMK; from the coding sequence ATGGTTAATTGGTGGCAAATAAAACACTTTAAAAAAGAAGAGTTTACATGTAAGTGTGGTTGTGGTCTTAATAATATCAATGATGATCTTGTTATTTTGTTGGATACTGCTCGTCAATCGGCAAATGTTTCTTTTAAAATTAATTGTGGTTGTCGTTGTGAAAAACATAATAAAGAAGTGGGAGGTGTTGAGGATAGTGCACATACAAAAGGTTTGGCTGTGGATATTTCCACTCTTAGCGATAGCGTTCGATTTAACATTGTTTCGGCTCTGTTAAAAGTAGGTTTTAAACGTGTTTTGCTTTACGATACGTTTATTCACGTTGATATGGATTTGACTAAACCAAATCCTATTTTAAAAATTATGAAATAA
- a CDS encoding transposase, translating to MRKVFVGVDVAKDKLDISITLDGLKYDPIQILNNESSILGFFDYLKTTYKKSELFFGYEATSNYMHVLQKLLTVHDFKQIMINPYMMSHYLKHLNSRKKSDLADSLGIAKYIQTLDQDEFKTIFNQSDKTLRKYTSSINLLRKLDTQLLNFVHSQKENPIDLLDSFLCALELKIKETKKGLEKEAEKVLKELFPHVIELKKEIKGVGYALLLELVPIFLKSQNYTLKQLQSFVGLSPKIFESGTSVHKKESMSKRGSSLVRKLLYLCTMSAIQYNEIIKEKYTRLVDGGKNKMVALVACMSHLFRAVYVKFHQGLINA from the coding sequence ATGCGTAAAGTTTTTGTTGGTGTTGATGTTGCTAAAGACAAGTTGGATATTTCCATTACTCTTGATGGTTTAAAATACGACCCTATCCAAATTCTTAATAATGAGAGCTCTATTCTAGGATTTTTTGACTACTTAAAAACGACTTATAAAAAAAGTGAGCTTTTCTTTGGTTACGAAGCAACAAGTAATTACATGCACGTATTGCAAAAGCTTCTCACTGTTCATGACTTCAAACAAATAATGATTAATCCTTACATGATGAGTCACTATCTTAAACACTTAAATTCACGCAAAAAAAGTGATCTTGCTGATAGTTTGGGTATTGCTAAGTATATTCAAACATTAGATCAAGATGAATTTAAAACAATTTTCAATCAATCTGATAAAACGCTTCGCAAATATACATCATCAATTAATCTGCTTCGTAAACTTGATACACAACTTTTAAATTTTGTTCATTCTCAAAAAGAAAATCCTATTGATTTATTAGACTCTTTTTTGTGTGCTTTAGAACTTAAGATTAAAGAGACAAAAAAAGGTTTGGAGAAAGAAGCTGAGAAAGTTTTGAAAGAACTTTTCCCACATGTCATTGAGCTAAAAAAAGAGATTAAAGGCGTTGGTTATGCTCTCCTTTTAGAGCTTGTTCCTATTTTTTTAAAATCTCAAAATTACACTCTTAAACAACTCCAAAGTTTTGTGGGGCTTTCTCCTAAAATATTTGAAAGTGGTACGTCAGTTCATAAAAAAGAATCTATGAGTAAGCGTGGTAGTTCCCTAGTTAGAAAGCTTCTCTATCTTTGCACTATGTCCGCTATCCAATATAACGAAATTATTAAAGAAAAATATACACGTCTTGTTGATGGTGGTAAAAATAAAATGGTCGCTTTAGTGGCGTGTATGTCACATTTGTTTCGTGCTGTTTATGTCAAATTTCATCAAGGATTAATTAATGCCTAA